The following are from one region of the Nicotiana tomentosiformis chromosome 7, ASM39032v3, whole genome shotgun sequence genome:
- the LOC104105107 gene encoding probable 2' cyclic ADP-D-ribose synthase BdTIR translates to MQRALVGNLLQREIQISRNQITKKVIRSQLPCEVFINHRGNDTKRTISSLLYDHLTRLRIRSFLDNKNMKPGDKLFEKIDSAIKECKVGIAVFSPRYCDSYFCLHELALFVESKKKVIPIFCDVKPSELRAVNKANLPLRPEEIVRFNLALEEAKLTVGLDFDSNKGNWSDVVTKAADVVIESLIEIEDEQTRNQATHIVF, encoded by the exons atgcagCGTGCACTAGTTGGGAACTTATTGCAACGCGAAATTCAAATAAGCAGAAACCAAATCACCAAAAAAGTGATTAGATCACAATTACCATGTGAAGTTTTCATTAACCACAGAGGAAATGACACAAAGAGAACGATATCTTCATTGCTATATGATCATCTTACACGTTTAAGGATTCGATCATTTTTAGACAACAAGAACATGAAGCCAGGTGATAAATTGTTTGAAAAAATTGACAGTGCGATAAAAGAATGCAAAGTTGGAATCGCTGTGTTTTCTCCACGTTATTGTGATTCTTACTTTTGTCTTCACGAATTGGCTCTCTTTGTCGAATCAAAGAAAAaggtgattcccatattttgtgatGTTAAGCCTTCTGAGCTTCGTGCTGTGAATAAGGCAAATCTTCCACTTCGACCCGAAGAAATTGTGAGATTTAATTTGGCTCTTGAAGAGGCTAAACTAACCGTTGGACTTGATTTCGACTCTAACAAAGG GAATTGGTCGGATGTGGTGACAAAAGCTGCTGATGTTGTCATTGAGAGCTTGATAGAGATTGAGGACGAGCAAACCAGAAATCAGGCTACTCATATCGTTTTCTGA